GAATTGTATGGGGAAAATTTTCCTTTTAGAATTAAGAAGTGTGATATCCATAAATGTTTATTCTCAACTAAACCACATTTTCAGAAatggaaattttaaaaataagattccTTATTGGTTTTAtgaaatgtttaaattattattatcacactaacaataagtttctatttttctttcctttgctGAGAAAAAAAGTGACATTTTATTcccaattacaaaaaaaatgtttttgtctCCAATAGGCATTTTTGTTCTCTTCTATTAAAATACAATACTAGTGTCACAATCACTTCGAGATTTAAATCTTTTCTTCTttggttattattttaattttatttattatgcctTATCCATGTTATTTAATGGAGCACCACTTTAAACTTGTCTTTTTTTATTCCCTTAGATGCTTTATAGCCTTAATGGATTTTTCTCACATGCTATTGCTATTGAGGTTCATAATCtggtaaagaaaaataattaggccacatatttaaaatgattcaaagtCTTAATACAAGTTAACTTAATTGAAACCCCTAATAATTAGGTCAACTCTTTTACTGTGATAAGTTACCCTAGTGAGTGGGTATTAATTAGATAAATGGAAACATTCAATCAGTATAAAAGTGGAGTCATTGAACCCACGgcacttcaaatattttataagccACAATTTTCGTAACACTTAAGACAGTCTAAAAGCCTGTAGTCAAATTCTCAGTGTGCAAACATTTCTAATTCATGATTATAGTTGtgaccaagaaaaaaaaaacttgaacaaCAGGCTTCGCTTTCGTCGtatatgtttctatttaaaaaaaaaaaaaaaacacgtacACTAGTCTACTTTTAtctcaataataaaaaaataaaaattaattttattaaatttaaaaaaaaatatgtaaaaatagaaagtaaatataaaatgaatttttataattttgttacaagtatgtgatttttttatagttattaaattttaaaaaatcagttTGAAAATcagaaagataaaataataaaattatttatattaataaatctAGTACATAAAACATAATACAGCTACATAAAACACAATACAGCACTGCAAAATTTCTATGATCCTGTTATACAAGCTAACTTCCAATTATGGGAGGCTAGAAGAGAATAATCTAATTCCAAGTTACAGATAGGAAGCAAAAGAGGTCTCAGGGTAAACCGATCCCCTTTTTAATGAGCATATCATACACCCTGTCAACTTTTATGGCATCCAACTTGAACAATTGATGAGCATCAGATTTTGCAGACACAGTGCCAGCAAGTATTTGCAGTGACAGTTGCTCTTGCATTTTTAGATACGTGGCTGGAGACAATCTTAGCTCACAGCACAAACGTTTCTCCTGCCAAGAAGAACATACAAAACAGACCtcagaaaattgaagaaaaattggCCAAAACCATTTATAATAAACTTAGATAACTATTACAGTTTATATCAGCTCAATTCCAGAAGCTTACCGCTTCAGAAAGCAAATCTGCTCCACTGTATCCTATGGCATCCATCTCATTGACAGAACTAGAAGTAGCTGGCCCTGCAGGTCTTGCACTCAGATCCTTACTAGCTGAATCTGGAGAAGTCAATGCATTTGGAATACCCTGATTGCTCGGCCCAACCTGAGCACTTTCTTTTGTCCTTGTCCTTCGAGCATTTTCTTCTGCTTCCCTCTTTCTCTTCAAAGAGATATATTTTTCAGCATCAGCTGAATTGCGGCAACCGGCTAACCGGGCTTCCTGCAGTGTTAAAATTGACAGTTAGaatctaacatggtatcaattTCACTACAGCAATCTTGATTGGGATGaaattttttctattctttacAAATGTTATACCAAGAGACAAAAAGCAAGAGAAAGAACGATAAAAGTGAATGTTAATAGTAATTTAATGTCACGTTTCAAACCTTAAGCTCTTGAATCTTTTTCCAACTTCTATGCTCAAAGATCATTGTTCTAAGCAACTCATCGTGATCTTCCTTAGAATGAAAGCGCAtgaatatatcatattttcGACACATTGCCTTCTCCTCGGGTGTTAAATCCTTCTCCAATGGATTTGGGTATAACAAATTTCTTTCGAGTATGAAATCCTTCCTCCGTTTTCTTTCATCAAGCCTGCAAcaattatagaataaaaattattactgTCAATACATCCAGACTATGATGCTATGATGTTTCCATTTGTTTCACAAATCCCTATAGGATACTCTAGGATACATGACCAATACGTATCGATGAAGTATCAAAGCATAGGAAGCACAAAGCTTGTGTGATGACAATGATTTATAACTCTATCTGATAATGTCAAAGAAATGTGAGTTTAATTTGGATTGATCCGATTACAGTCATACATTTATTgtgttttaagaatttttatacattttttaaatacattatttGTCATGCTTCGATTATGATACTATTCTTAAAATAAGTGTGTCGTCATATGGAATATGCACATTATCCTTATACATAATACATTCATTGCATCCATTTATGACAGCATcctaataacattaataaaataatagttgaccgtgattaaaaaaaacataaaaattaattaaattagttatttacCTCTTTGAATATAAACGCAATACACGTAATTTCAACTCTCGCTCTTCCTCAGAGTCAGTATCCTTAAATTCCATTTCAGCGAGTAGTTGTTCAGCATCATTATCATACTCAGTATCGAATTCTTGTCTTTTAGCATTGTAACCACTCAATTCTACCAAAGAAGGGCCTTCATTTCCTGAGGAAGTTGGCTTCTTTCCTCCAAAATCTCTGTCTATCTGAGAATCTGCCAATAATACAGACTAGTAAATTTAATACATCAGAGTGTCATTAATTTCCTCAAAGAACATGCATGATAGAAAATTAAACTACGTGAAGAAAAAGATACAGAAGTGTCAAGAGTTTAAAGCAAGAAATGTTCCCATTTATGTTAGTTCAGCATACACAAAATCTTAGTTGTAGTTATACTAGTAACGGAAGAACTGCTTCATTTCATCAAATATAAGTTATTGTTATGGTTGAAAAATATGCCACACAAATCTTTCAGCTCTCTTTTATACGAATAAAAGTAAAAGGTGTTATTCCAAGAAGTTGGTTTTAAGTTTTTCGATGGAAGTGAAATTCAAAaggataaaatttattaaaaatcaacgAGGACAAAGAACCAAACACAAAGATGCATACCTTCCATTTTAATGACTCCAGGACCACCTTTTCCCCTGGCCACATTAGATGCCTTTTGGTTAGCACCAGCGGCAGAGTGTGTGTTACCCGAGGGACCAGAATCTGACTCTTCCATATATAAACAAGATAGGGATCCAAAGAATATGAAAATGGGCAAGTCGATGCATGGTTAACTAATTAGCTCTAAACTTATTTTGCTTTACCTGAATTCAAATTGGAAGACAAACGATTAGCAGTGCCAGCTTTATGTGAATCTTCAACCCTGAATCAACAAATAGACGTTAGAAAATATAGTATAAAGAAGAGAGACGAAGCATATAAAAATGACAGTCTTACTTGGCTCTAGATGGAGAGAAGGGAGATTCTGCCTTTAAACTAAGATCCCCCATGGAAATTCCTGTGTCAAAGTGACCAATAGATATGAAAATGTCACTAAAACACAAAAACCTATCAATCATGCAAAATAATTAGAAACCACATATCAATCATGCAAAATAATCAGAGTCATTCGGTACATTTATATTAAGACAATCTGCTGTAAGCATTCAGGCATTATTATTTGTACATAAAAACTTAAGTAGAAGGAAGCAAGTTCATGTCATCTAAAAGAAGTGGTAAACATACTATACAAGTGAcattaaattagaaattaatgaGTGTTATGTCATGGATCTTGACAAACCTTTCTTGTCTTCACCCTGCCCCTTTGCCATGGCAAGAAGTTCTTTTCTGTTTTTCCCAACCACGTGAGACATGTCCTAGAAAATAAAACAGATCAGGATATAAAATACCactgaaaatattaaaaagaattcatTGCAGCTTCATTTGATGCCCCGTCATACCGGAACAGGAAAGAATGGGGAGCTCAAGTATATGTTCTTATAGTGTTCGATGCATGACTCTTTGTTTTTGGTTCCAACATGCTCAGCGACTTCTGTCCAGTTTCCCAAGCCATACATTTCGATTCCctaaaatcaaaaaaattatcGCTCAAAAGATCCAATACAAATAAGAGATATATTGTTGGAACACAAGCTTTACAGTTTCAAACCACTAGTTATCTTTACTcctagaaaataaatttgaagtaCCTCTAGCAGCAAAATTTCATCATCTGCGTTCCAGTCTGGGCAAATAAGAGGGAAAGACAAATTGTCCTGTCAAAATAGAATCACATAACACAATTTTCTTAACAGTTGGGGACACTCATTTAAAGATAAACTCTCACAAATCTAAATCATATTTTACACAAGGTAACAAAACATTTTCAGAACAAACTCCAATGAAATTTAAGTGAGTGATCCTGTAATCTATCAGAGACAGTCAGACAGATCAAGTAGCAGTTTAGCACGAAAAATAACACAACTTTCTCAgtaataaaaaatctttaaattaaGAAAGCATTGAACAAAAAGATGGAAGATTAATGGTAACTGACCATAACCCTGTAAGGATGGTTGCTTTTGTGAGGTGTCACCTCAGCTCCAACGGAAAAGCACTCTATACACAAGTCAAAATCTGGGCACATGGCACACTTAATACGGATTTTTCCAGTTATATCTTTATTACAATAATTGCAATGGTACAGAGCCTTTTTCCCTTCTCCTGCTCCTTGACCTAGTTCATgtgaaaaccaaaaaaatatatattttcaaacatCAATATTCATGAACCAACAAGGAAATTTAAGGTCTAAGTAACTACTGCAGCTATAGTTTTACATGTctgaaaaacaattaatttggtTTCTTTAACCTATCAGACATTCCACGAGCCTTCCAGAACAACCATAACAAATCACAACACAACCTTTCTTCTagtgtcctttattttaaatgaaaagaGAAATTCAGGCCACACATACATGATATCTTCAGCAAAAAGACTATTGGGCAGGTGCATTGAGAAATAAGACTTTGTATTTGATGAAGtttgaaaacataatttaaaagttcTTTCAGTGACACTGAAGTAACAAACCTACAGTGTTCAACATAAGTACATCATAATACACCCATTGTGAATATGTAGTACTGGTACATACATGGAAACCCATTAAGTGAGATAGGCTATGTATATAAATTTGTCTCTTATGAAGAATTTGCAATTGATCAAtcataattatgaattattcaTACCCATTGATACTGTGCAATTTCCATGCAAATCCGCGAGGAGATAAATAGGTGTGCTCTAATGTATTTTCACACAATCAAACAACCCTGGGAACCTCACCTTTTTTACATAAACCCTATAACTTCATAGTACATTGAAGGATCAAACTTATCCAGATACTGCAGAATAGTGCAAAAAATTACCTGCAGCTCCAGATTCAGAGTTTTCTCCACTGGCGGCATTCTTTTTTCTCCTTGATCTACAGAGCCAAAAAAACCAATTAAACAGATAGAACACGATGGGAAAAAAGGAAAGGGAGCAAAGAAAGATTTAGTTGAGCATCAAAGTGTAAAATAAGCATAGCATTTCACTGTATTTGCGATCAGTTATACACATTCAAGAACATATCAAGCTTCAATTGTAATTGTCATCCGTTCTCTTACAACGAGAATTACATTTGGACCAAGGACTAAAATCGTTAAGTATAATCAGGtaaagataagaagaagaaaaattgaaagagagAAACCTCTGGTTGGGGTCCTCATCCGCGTGATGAAAATTCCCACGAGAACGACCCATTGATTCTCCGCAAGAACTCCTGAACGAATTTAAGTTTGTCGAAGCAGAAGATCACGATGGAAGAAAAGGGACAGCagtcataattttttaagataaaaaaccCTAGATTTTTGTGATTAGAATTGAGGTGGGAACTTTTATAAATATGGAAACTTCTGTGTTGGCCCTGAGGATTTGTATGTGGTTTTTGTATTGGGCGCTAAAATGCAGTGAAAAAAGGACGAGAGAGAGGGAATTGTGGAAAAGAACAGCAACAAAAGATATGTTTTAGCCCTGCGTAGGGTCAAACCAAGTTGAGTTTGATGATGCCTGTGCGGAACTCAGCTACGAGGATTCTGCTTCAACTACAACTAATATATTTATGTCTAACTTAGAGGAAAATTATTTGGATTCAGTACCTTTTcgatcaaaatataaatatatatatatatatatatatatatatatttatatatatatatatatatatatatatatttataccaacaactatattaaaatataattatttattaaatttttaaaaattaatcgttattcttttataaagttattattattttttatttattcaccgttatttttttttaaatttttatatattttactttatttttaataaatataattttattttatatattaatttaattatattatattattttttttattaatataatattatacatatttaaaaagatttaaaaagtatGTACATATGTAAATATGTGAGAACATCTCTTTACacgattttatatatatatatatatatatatatatatatatatatatggagagagattttattaaaagaaattttttatacattttttaaatcaaattaatttttatttttaatttataacatttgtaatgcataaataattaaaatgaatacatCTAATATATCTTGATCGaaccaataaataaataatcaaatcattattctctctgtgtatttatatatatatatatatatatatatatatatatatatatatatatataatttcaacatcatattgtataaatgaaaaaataattatgatttacaCATTTGTATGGTCAAACTTACAAGTGAGAATTCTATGAGATATTGAAATTCAAAGTTAATGCGTAAATCAATTGAAAATTCTATGTATTTCTTACTGATAAATGTGTGTTATATTGGTTTAGGTTTGAAAACTAATTTactctcaattttatttttttaaatttaaaaccataatttaaga
This portion of the Vigna unguiculata cultivar IT97K-499-35 chromosome 6, ASM411807v1, whole genome shotgun sequence genome encodes:
- the LOC114188933 gene encoding transcriptional adapter ADA2b isoform X2; amino-acid sequence: MGRSRGNFHHADEDPNQRSRRKKNAASGENSESGAAGQGAGEGKKALYHCNYCNKDITGKIRIKCAMCPDFDLCIECFSVGAEVTPHKSNHPYRVMDNLSFPLICPDWNADDEILLLEGIEMYGLGNWTEVAEHVGTKNKESCIEHYKNIYLSSPFFPVPDMSHVVGKNRKELLAMAKGQGEDKKGISMGDLSLKAESPFSPSRAKVEDSHKAGTANRLSSNLNSDSGPSGNTHSAAGANQKASNVARGKGGPGVIKMEDSQIDRDFGGKKPTSSGNEGPSLVELSGYNAKRQEFDTEYDNDAEQLLAEMEFKDTDSEEERELKLRVLRLYSKRLDERKRRKDFILERNLLYPNPLEKDLTPEEKAMCRKYDIFMRFHSKEDHDELLRTMIFEHRSWKKIQELKEARLAGCRNSADAEKYISLKRKREAEENARRTRTKESAQVGPSNQGIPNALTSPDSASKDLSARPAGPATSSSVNEMDAIGYSGADLLSEAEKRLCCELRLSPATYLKMQEQLSLQILAGTVSAKSDAHQLFKLDAIKVDRVYDMLIKKGIGLP
- the LOC114188933 gene encoding transcriptional adapter ADA2b isoform X1, giving the protein MGRSRGNFHHADEDPNQRSRRKKNAASGENSESGAAGQGAGEGKKALYHCNYCNKDITGKIRIKCAMCPDFDLCIECFSVGAEVTPHKSNHPYRVMDNLSFPLICPDWNADDEILLLEGIEMYGLGNWTEVAEHVGTKNKESCIEHYKNIYLSSPFFPVPDMSHVVGKNRKELLAMAKGQGEDKKGISMGDLSLKAESPFSPSRAKVEDSHKAGTANRLSSNLNSESDSGPSGNTHSAAGANQKASNVARGKGGPGVIKMEDSQIDRDFGGKKPTSSGNEGPSLVELSGYNAKRQEFDTEYDNDAEQLLAEMEFKDTDSEEERELKLRVLRLYSKRLDERKRRKDFILERNLLYPNPLEKDLTPEEKAMCRKYDIFMRFHSKEDHDELLRTMIFEHRSWKKIQELKEARLAGCRNSADAEKYISLKRKREAEENARRTRTKESAQVGPSNQGIPNALTSPDSASKDLSARPAGPATSSSVNEMDAIGYSGADLLSEAEKRLCCELRLSPATYLKMQEQLSLQILAGTVSAKSDAHQLFKLDAIKVDRVYDMLIKKGIGLP